Proteins encoded within one genomic window of Haloplanus vescus:
- a CDS encoding phospholipid carrier-dependent glycosyltransferase produces MDKEAKQTIPIFVLTLILRFISAGITTVTNLNPDSQADAIKFGNTAALIARGISNGQPYRYVSGSVGFSELIYPLTSVDPYNLWGSFLSPFWLLPGPSGLYARLGNAFLGAFAIYNVYLIARYYHSHHAGITAALPMIFYPSFVAIHSTLLREAIILFAITTAARLLILPLQQRPYWFSYALAAVLLHISLLQRDDNAIIIAAAIGAAIAAYMIKSGYISKSTTGLGLALSPVAFVLSLPVIRDGVEFLAYIRVVRARGRTIYLPDVIPQTILELAAFSWVGGAYFLYAPFPWMIETIPDLLVGIEGLVSIAFTMASIWGIRSLGQKNPSATIGLLVGLVVAVILYGVGTVNYGTGMRHRQMFLWVIFLFGGIGISEHVKFVWPFRWGKDSFMESDPNRSSSD; encoded by the coding sequence ATGGATAAAGAAGCGAAACAAACTATCCCGATATTCGTCCTCACGCTCATACTCAGATTTATTTCTGCCGGCATAACGACAGTTACTAACCTCAATCCCGACTCTCAGGCTGACGCCATCAAATTCGGAAATACTGCGGCGTTAATTGCGCGTGGTATTAGTAATGGGCAGCCCTATCGGTACGTATCTGGTTCAGTTGGTTTCTCAGAACTGATCTATCCTTTGACATCAGTTGATCCATATAACCTATGGGGCTCCTTCCTCTCCCCGTTCTGGTTACTACCCGGCCCGAGTGGTCTCTATGCACGCCTTGGAAATGCGTTTCTCGGAGCGTTTGCGATTTATAATGTCTATCTCATTGCCCGGTACTACCACTCTCACCATGCTGGCATTACTGCGGCGCTTCCAATGATATTCTATCCGAGTTTCGTTGCCATCCACAGTACACTACTCCGCGAAGCGATCATTCTGTTCGCAATCACTACGGCAGCCCGACTTCTGATACTACCCCTACAACAGCGTCCCTACTGGTTTTCGTACGCGCTTGCAGCTGTTCTACTCCATATCTCGCTTCTCCAACGCGATGATAACGCAATTATTATTGCCGCAGCTATCGGTGCGGCAATCGCCGCATATATGATTAAGTCTGGATATATTTCGAAATCAACCACAGGTTTGGGGCTCGCACTCTCACCAGTCGCGTTCGTGCTCTCGCTTCCGGTCATCCGAGACGGAGTCGAATTTCTGGCCTACATTCGTGTCGTTCGCGCCCGCGGTCGTACAATCTATCTTCCCGACGTGATACCACAAACAATTCTCGAACTCGCCGCGTTCAGCTGGGTCGGTGGAGCGTACTTCCTCTATGCACCGTTTCCGTGGATGATCGAAACGATCCCTGACCTGCTCGTCGGTATCGAGGGACTCGTCAGTATCGCATTCACCATGGCTTCGATATGGGGTATCCGTTCACTCGGACAGAAGAATCCCTCCGCAACCATCGGACTACTCGTAGGTCTCGTTGTTGCAGTAATTCTATACGGTGTCGGGACAGTCAACTACGGGACAGGAATGCGCCACCGGCAAATGTTCCTCTGGGTCATCTTCCTCTTTGGCGGAATCGGAATCAGTGAGCACGTGAAGTTCGTGTGGCCGTTCCGTTGGGGCAAAGATTCGTTCATGGAATCCGATCCTAACCGATCCAGCTCAGACTAG
- a CDS encoding glycosyltransferase family 4 protein, protein MSDFDVLFLTKYGRKGASSRYRLLQYFPYFEEYGIHCSCKPLFSNEYLESLYATGERSIEAVINSYIRRIRDILNAQKYDVIVIEKELFPYIPAIFERLLSALNIPYIVDYDDAIFHNYDQSDRPIIRRLLGKKIDIVMREAEIVVVGNEYLASRAQQAGASQIKIIPTVIDLDRYPHVPPNENGTFTIGWIGSPTTANYVEQIAPALREVCNENDARVVLVGSGEVELPGVPHEVKTWSEETEIKNIVEFDVGIMPLEETPWERGKCGFKLIQYMGCGKPVVATPVGVNAEIAEDGHNGLHATTNNEWVTALDRLYKNRELAKTMGNRGRQRVEEQYSLTTVVPTWADILNKFSK, encoded by the coding sequence ATGAGTGATTTTGATGTACTATTTCTGACAAAGTATGGTAGAAAGGGAGCTAGCAGTCGCTATCGGTTGTTACAGTATTTCCCATATTTCGAGGAATATGGTATTCACTGTTCATGCAAACCACTGTTTTCGAATGAATATCTTGAATCGCTGTATGCGACGGGCGAACGTTCAATAGAGGCTGTAATAAATTCCTATATTCGACGAATTCGGGACATATTAAACGCACAGAAATATGATGTTATTGTTATCGAAAAAGAACTCTTTCCGTATATTCCCGCTATATTTGAGCGTCTACTTAGTGCTCTCAATATACCCTATATTGTAGACTACGATGATGCAATATTCCACAACTATGACCAGTCAGATCGGCCGATAATCAGACGTCTCTTGGGCAAAAAAATCGATATTGTAATGCGGGAAGCTGAGATCGTTGTCGTTGGGAATGAATATCTGGCTTCTCGAGCTCAACAAGCAGGTGCGTCCCAGATTAAAATCATACCGACAGTTATTGATCTAGATCGGTATCCACATGTTCCACCAAATGAGAACGGAACGTTCACTATCGGATGGATTGGATCTCCAACAACAGCCAACTATGTGGAACAGATTGCGCCGGCACTTCGAGAAGTATGCAACGAAAACGACGCACGCGTCGTCCTCGTAGGCTCGGGTGAAGTGGAGTTACCGGGCGTTCCTCATGAAGTGAAAACATGGTCAGAAGAGACAGAAATCAAAAATATTGTTGAGTTCGATGTTGGAATCATGCCACTTGAAGAGACACCGTGGGAGCGGGGAAAGTGCGGGTTCAAGTTAATTCAGTACATGGGATGTGGGAAGCCAGTCGTAGCAACACCAGTCGGTGTCAACGCTGAGATCGCAGAGGACGGACACAATGGCCTACACGCCACTACAAATAATGAGTGGGTAACCGCATTGGACCGTCTCTACAAAAATCGGGAACTAGCAAAGACAATGGGAAATCGTGGTCGTCAACGTGTTGAGGAACAGTATTCTTTGACCACAGTAGTACCAACGTGGGCAGATATATTGAATAAATTTTCGAAGTGA
- a CDS encoding sulfatase-like hydrolase/transferase, whose protein sequence is MLSDLTSVKQVENILVFISDSLRFDELPNSVKSNSMWGRAIAASTFTGSGFPSIMTGKYPVNHRVWELTDTLPATPNLLNATSNSGIDATNVWATVPDPENKPPLRMCHEQDNTTIDDIESPFTLVIHDQGGHMQYGKGEQAQWNSHKEFFTDLADDPSRIRDLYREGVDESMNRFSNICAQLKSRKEFENTLVILTSDHGELLGEYGGLYDHGAPVVPELVSVPMVFMGANLPTNEEIDVLLSTTDIVPTVFAALNKTVPSHVNGYDIWNRDSERINNRIVRSEIWRQPDYPMMSYQASSAWTSKGGIVRHLNSISSRLSYLLAYEYYYAPYSNMVRKLSSGTMKQLKAYLKPEITYGEFSRDSIQFPQDFESEQQSDATTEGPNKRQLRDLGYLE, encoded by the coding sequence ATGCTATCTGACCTCACTTCGGTCAAGCAAGTCGAAAACATTCTAGTTTTTATTTCGGATAGTTTACGTTTCGACGAACTTCCTAACTCTGTGAAATCCAACTCTATGTGGGGTCGTGCGATTGCAGCATCTACATTTACTGGATCGGGATTTCCATCTATTATGACTGGTAAATATCCAGTCAATCACCGAGTATGGGAATTAACGGATACGTTACCCGCAACACCAAATTTGTTGAATGCTACGTCGAACTCTGGGATTGACGCAACTAACGTCTGGGCTACAGTACCTGATCCAGAAAACAAACCGCCTCTCCGAATGTGCCATGAACAAGATAATACAACTATAGATGACATTGAATCCCCATTTACACTCGTTATTCACGATCAGGGGGGCCATATGCAGTATGGTAAGGGTGAGCAGGCCCAGTGGAATTCACATAAGGAGTTTTTCACGGATTTAGCAGACGATCCCAGCCGAATTAGGGACTTGTATCGTGAGGGTGTAGATGAGTCAATGAACCGATTCTCAAATATCTGTGCTCAGCTAAAATCTAGAAAAGAGTTTGAGAATACGCTGGTCATTCTGACGAGTGACCATGGTGAACTCCTCGGGGAGTATGGTGGCCTGTATGACCATGGCGCTCCTGTTGTTCCTGAACTCGTTTCTGTGCCAATGGTGTTTATGGGTGCTAATCTCCCTACTAATGAGGAGATTGATGTATTACTTTCAACAACAGATATTGTTCCGACTGTGTTTGCTGCATTAAATAAAACGGTTCCTTCTCACGTCAATGGATATGATATATGGAACCGCGACTCAGAAAGAATCAATAACCGGATTGTCCGTTCGGAAATCTGGCGTCAGCCGGACTATCCGATGATGTCGTATCAGGCTAGTTCGGCGTGGACCTCTAAAGGAGGTATCGTTCGACATTTAAATTCGATCAGTTCAAGACTTAGCTATCTTCTCGCATACGAGTATTATTATGCTCCATATTCAAATATGGTCCGTAAACTATCTTCAGGGACGATGAAACAATTGAAAGCATATCTGAAGCCAGAGATCACTTATGGCGAATTCAGCAGAGATAGTATCCAGTTCCCACAGGACTTCGAATCTGAGCAGCAATCCGATGCGACTACAGAAGGCCCAAATAAGCGCCAATTACGCGATCTGGGTTATCTTGAATAA
- a CDS encoding glycosyltransferase family 4 protein has protein sequence MEQSPGKNILYISYTGLLEPLGQSQVYRYLDRLAERHKITLVTFEKREDVKKRKRFEAMKQRVENAGIQWHPMRYHRKPSLPATIWDLSRGFITCLRSIRRNDIDIVHSRSYVASILALLCKRLFGTTFVFDMRGFWADERIDAGIWDEDDQIYRIAKWFETKFIEQADVVVSLTNAGIGAIRSFDHVDTSNTQFEMIPTCVDLELFTPNPEQRSEDFVVGYVGSVGTWYLFDDVLDCFELIQDRKPEAQLAILNKGDHELIKEKLREHDIDPSVISLKSVQHEQVPKEMNKMDIGIFLIKPTFSKTGSSPTKMGEFLACGVPCLSNAGVGDVEEILESNEVGVAMESLDHTAKQEAVENILKLHLSSEIATRCRSVAKSYYSLSEGVEKYDKIYQSISSDE, from the coding sequence ATGGAACAGTCGCCGGGCAAAAATATACTCTACATATCTTACACAGGCTTACTCGAACCACTCGGACAATCACAGGTATATCGGTATCTGGATCGCCTTGCGGAGAGGCATAAAATTACACTTGTTACGTTTGAGAAACGAGAAGATGTCAAAAAAAGAAAAAGATTTGAAGCGATGAAACAGAGGGTAGAAAATGCGGGAATTCAATGGCATCCGATGCGATACCATCGAAAGCCGTCGCTACCCGCAACCATATGGGATCTTTCCAGAGGATTCATAACCTGCTTGAGATCAATCCGCCGCAATGATATTGACATTGTACACTCACGAAGCTATGTCGCCTCAATTCTTGCCTTGCTATGCAAACGTTTGTTCGGAACTACATTTGTTTTTGATATGCGTGGGTTCTGGGCAGATGAACGCATTGATGCTGGTATTTGGGATGAGGATGATCAAATCTATCGGATTGCAAAATGGTTTGAGACAAAGTTTATTGAACAAGCAGACGTAGTTGTTTCATTGACCAATGCTGGAATTGGCGCAATACGATCGTTCGATCATGTGGATACCAGTAATACACAGTTTGAGATGATTCCAACATGCGTTGATCTCGAGCTGTTTACACCCAACCCAGAACAGCGGAGTGAAGACTTCGTGGTTGGGTATGTCGGATCCGTAGGAACTTGGTATCTATTTGATGATGTACTTGATTGCTTTGAGCTGATTCAAGATCGGAAGCCCGAAGCACAGCTTGCCATACTCAATAAAGGAGACCATGAATTAATCAAAGAAAAATTGCGAGAACACGACATTGACCCATCTGTAATTTCATTAAAATCTGTCCAGCACGAACAAGTCCCAAAAGAGATGAATAAAATGGATATAGGAATCTTCCTCATCAAGCCAACATTTTCCAAGACGGGGTCATCGCCAACAAAAATGGGAGAATTTCTCGCCTGCGGAGTCCCCTGTCTGAGTAATGCAGGTGTCGGGGACGTGGAAGAAATTCTTGAGAGTAACGAAGTCGGAGTGGCAATGGAATCACTAGATCATACTGCCAAGCAAGAAGCCGTAGAAAATATTCTCAAATTACATTTGAGTTCGGAAATCGCCACTCGTTGCAGATCAGTGGCAAAATCGTACTACTCGCTCTCGGAAGGGGTTGAGAAATACGATAAGATCTACCAATCAATATCGTCCGATGAGTGA